One region of Phragmites australis chromosome 18, lpPhrAust1.1, whole genome shotgun sequence genomic DNA includes:
- the LOC133899728 gene encoding uncharacterized protein LOC133899728, translating into MPHLRSHARAMAPSSSPPSPAAAGLSGTPAPSPSTSLGLGLGPASPDDVGGSLKSPAAAPRRRSLRLAGAATIPTAGTSAQDSGSSGSRGSGRMTARTRARVSASPVASPWAGSSASGGSGARFLPGAGGVGTFMSLRSGSRIANRQMEAGSQVDGERGPWSGGGGIEAGDQVHDEMLHRHAGAPAKRCKSILVGGVGTEYVADLESDSDEDCVMLEEAGMKMPAQLPTGPSVVGPNLVSMSMDWTEEGTKDDPAKTGKEEIGNVSSWDDDFLYEESVHTHNLAETAVGGVLEQLAAPVGSPESPAAEMYADMYFKEEMRRYEHRMAGKGKGKLVLENKYSSPDASVGIRVGTRAQRFSADSKGKGKMVIGESSLSLSSSEDEMNSEPVGSKEVQSISRSVYASMESHRRQTARDRAIRLAPKFAFFKADEEEHSEGDDAEELEPVADPQDWPGPFSTAVRIYEEREAKLRARESNSSKLGKSANKVILWSPSKDRKNTVRPAPSLTSLCLSTLADHAEGIESLGGIPVELKHKLLKMLCCSRKMNTHLLNELLCDSPTELQLSDCSWLSEDDFEKTFGKCKTESLQVLQLDISGRCMPDYILPTTLAKVPNCMPLLRKISLNGNYRLSDKGLDTIITAAPSLSSLNLCECSLLTSTGIEILANKLHSVLRELYIDDCLNVEAMMILPALQKIKHLEVLSMSGVQSVCDKFVNELIPVHGSNMRELAFAGCLKLTSSSVKTIAESCPQLSSLDLRNLNRLRDSALRNLRNGCRLIKILKLQRNTFSDEAVSQYLEESGGCLTELMLNNVEKAGDLTALAIAGKCSAGLEVLDLSFCRELTNEALGLIVDSCSSLRILKLFGCTQITDFFLKGHSNPSVKIIGIEGSILEQMDNR; encoded by the exons ATGCCCCACCTCCGCTCCCACGCCAGGGCCAtggccccctcctcctccccgccgtcgccggcggcggccgggctCTCGGGGACCccggcgccgtcgccgtccacctccctcggcctcggcctcggccccgCCTCCCCTGACGACGTCGGGGGATCCCTCAAGTCCCCCGCCGCGGCGCCGCGGCGCCGCAGCCTGCGCCTCGCGGGCGCCGCCACCATCCCCACGGCGGGGACCTCCGCGCAAGACAGCGGTTCCTCggggtcgcgcgggagcgggaggatGACGGCGAGGACTAGGGCTCGAGTTTCCGCATCCCCTGTCGCTTCGCCGTGGGCCGGGAGCTCTGCGAGCGGCGGATCGGGGGCTAGGTTTttgccgggcgccggtggggtaGGGACGTTCATGAGTTTGCGGTCGGGGTCTCGGATCGCGAACCGGCAGATGGAGGCGGGTTCTCAGGTGGATGGGGAAAGGGGACCTTGGTCGGGCGGAGGGGGAATTGAAGCTGGAGACCAGGTGCATGATGAAATGCTGCACCGGCACGCCGGTGCGCCGGCGAAGCGGTGCAAGAGCATATTGGTTGGGGGAGTTGGGACGGAGTATGTGGCTGATTTGGAGAGCGATTCTGATGAGGATTGCGTGATGCTGGAGGAGGCTGGCATGAAGATGCCGGCCCAGTTACCCACCGGTCCAAGTGTGGTTGGACCGAATCTGGTTTCGATGAGCATGGATTGGACAGAAGAGGGGACTAAGGATGATCCTGCCAAGACAGGCAAGGAGGAAATTGGAAACGTTAGTAGCTGGGATGATGACTTCTTGTATGAGGAGTCTGTGCACACACATAACTTGGCAGAGACGGCAGTTGGTGGGGTGCTTGAACAGTTAGCAGCTCCTGTAGGAAGTCCCGAGAGTCCTGCAGCAGAAATGTACGCGGATATGTATttcaaggaagagatgagaAGATACGAGCATAGAATGGCAGGCAAAGGAAAAGGGAAGCTAGTTTTGGAGAATAAATATTCTAGTCCTGATGCTAGTGTGGGCATCCGAGTTGGTACCAGGGCCCAAAGATTTAGTGCTGATagtaaaggaaaaggaaagatgGTTATAGGAGAGAGTTCATTATCTTTGAGCtcaagtgaggatgagatgaaTTCGGAACCAGTGGGTTCTAAAGAGGTTCAGAGCATCTCAAGATCAGTTTATGCTTCAATGGAGTCACATCGAAGGCAAACAGCAAGAGATAGAGCTATTAGGCTGGCCCCTAAATTTGCATTCTTCAAAGCAGATGAAGAGGAACATAGTGAAGGCGATGATGCAGAAGAGTTAGAGCCTGTTGCTGACCCTCAGGACTGGCCAGGTCCATTTTCAACTGCAGTGAGGATATATGAAGAGAGAGAGGCTAAATTGAGAGCTCGGGAGTCAAATTCTTCTAAGCTGGGCAAGTCTGCTAATAAGGTCATCCTTTGGTCCCCTTCAAAGGATAGAAAAAATACAGTACGACCTGCCCCATCACTTACTAGCTTATGCTTAAGCACTCTTGCGGATCATGCTGAAGGTATTGAATCACTTGGAGGTATTCCAGTGGAGCTGAAACATAAACTCTTAAAGATGTTGTGTTGTTCTAGGAAGATGAATACCCATCTTCTCAACGAACTATTGTGTGATAGTCCTACAGAACTGCAGCTTAGCGATTGTTCCTGGTTGAGTGAGGACGACTTTGAGAAGACTTTTGGGAAATGCAAGACAGAAAGTTTGCAG GTTCTGCAGCTTGACATATCTGGGCGATGCATGCCTGACTACATATTGCCTACTACCTTAGCAAAGGTTCCTAACTGCATGCCTTTGTTGAGAAAAATATCTCTGAATGGAAACTATCGCCTTTCTGATAAGGGTTTAGACACAATCATCACAGCGGCACCTTCTCTTAGTTCGCTAAATTTATGCGAGTGTTCTCTTCTCACTTCAACTGGAATTGAGATTCTTGCTAACAAGTTACATTCAGTACTCAGAGAACTTTATATTGATGACTGCCTAAATGTGGAGGCCATGATGATTCTTCCTGCTCTACAGAAGATTAaacatctagaggttttgtcaATGTCTGGAGTACAATCTGTCTGTGATAAGTTTGTGAATGAGCTCATTCCTGTACATGGTTCAAATATGAGGGAGCTAGCATTTGCTGGATGCTT GAAACTTACCTCATCTTCTGTCAAGACTATAGCGGAGAGCTGTCCACAGTTATCTTCTTTAGACCTTCGCAATTTGAATAGGTTGCGCGATTCAGCACTGAGAAATCTTCGCAATGGTTGTAGGTTAATAAAGATATTAAAGCTTCAAAGAAACACATTCAG CGATGAAGCTGTTTCTCAATATTTGGAAGAATCTGGAGGATGCCTAACTGAATTAATGCTAAACAATGTTGAGAAG GCTGGAGACCTTACTGCCCTTGCAATTGCTGGCAAGTGTTCTGCTGGCTTGGAGGTCCTTGATCTTTCCTTCTGCCGTGAACTGACCAATGAAGCTTTGGGGCTGATTGTTGACAGCTGCTCCTCGTTGAGGATTCTCAAGCTATTTGGGTGCACCCAG ATCACGGATTTTTTCCTCAAGGGCCACTCAAACCCGTCGGTCAAAATCATCGGGATAGAAGGGAGCATACTGGAGCAAATGGATAACCGTTAG